Proteins co-encoded in one Metabacillus sp. KUDC1714 genomic window:
- a CDS encoding ABC transporter permease — protein sequence MQAQTKEKALLSPTVLPNEAKGMKAFLKKCRSQKALLLMTMPFVIWVFIFKYFPVWGWTMAFQDFKPARPFSEQEWVGFKHFTFLFTDARFLGVLRNTLAQSIINLVLGFVTAIGLALLINELTNLKFKRVVQTISYLPHFLSWVVAAALVSSVLSIDGVINEILIGLHIIDEEILWLGIGEYFWGILGAAEVWKNVGWNTIIYLAAISMIDQEQYEAAKIDGASRLQRIRYITLPGMKQVIVILLIMNIGYIIEAGFEPQYLLGNGQNVEFSENIDVFVINYGISMFNFSLATAAGVFKTVISLIFLIAANSFSKKMGQGGLY from the coding sequence ATGCAAGCGCAAACGAAAGAAAAAGCACTTTTATCTCCAACAGTGCTACCAAATGAAGCGAAGGGAATGAAAGCGTTTCTAAAAAAATGTCGTAGCCAAAAAGCATTATTATTGATGACAATGCCTTTTGTGATTTGGGTCTTTATCTTTAAATATTTCCCTGTTTGGGGATGGACAATGGCATTTCAGGATTTTAAGCCGGCTCGTCCTTTTTCAGAACAAGAATGGGTAGGTTTTAAACATTTCACCTTTTTATTCACAGATGCTCGTTTCTTAGGAGTACTAAGGAATACGTTGGCTCAAAGTATCATTAATTTAGTTTTAGGATTTGTAACCGCGATTGGTTTAGCTCTATTAATCAATGAATTAACAAATCTTAAATTTAAAAGAGTCGTTCAAACGATTAGCTATTTGCCACACTTTCTTTCTTGGGTTGTAGCAGCTGCACTTGTTTCATCTGTATTGTCTATTGATGGAGTCATTAATGAAATATTGATAGGGCTTCATATTATTGATGAGGAAATTCTTTGGCTTGGAATCGGAGAGTATTTCTGGGGGATTTTAGGTGCTGCAGAAGTTTGGAAAAATGTAGGGTGGAATACCATTATTTATTTAGCAGCCATTTCGATGATTGATCAAGAACAATATGAAGCAGCCAAAATTGATGGAGCTTCTCGTTTACAAAGAATTCGCTATATTACACTTCCTGGCATGAAGCAAGTAATTGTGATCCTTTTAATTATGAATATTGGGTACATTATTGAGGCTGGATTTGAACCTCAATATTTATTAGGGAATGGACAGAACGTAGAGTTCTCAGAAAATATAGATGTATTTGTCATCAACTATGGTATTTCCATGTTTAACTTCTCATTGGCCACGGCAGCAGGAGTGTTTAAAACGGTTATTAGCTTAATATTCTTGATTGCCGCAAATTCATTCTCGAAAAAAATGGGCCAAGGCGGTTTATATTAG
- a CDS encoding endo-1,4-beta-xylanase produces the protein MSQLQSKLNIPSFSDVYSDCFSIGAAINQRTIESSKQLLTKHFNSITAENDMKPENLQPEENKFTFEKADQFVAFAEEHKMKMRGHTLVWHNQTPDWMFTTPDGSVAKRDLLLDRMQTHISTVVGRYKGRIHSWDVVNEVIDDSENLFLRKSNYLDIVGEDFIEKSFRFAHEADPKALLFYNDYNESHPQKRDKIYKLVKSLLKKDVPLHGIGMQAHWNLTSPTLDNIRAAIEKYASLGLQIQLTELDVSVFDTTDRRTDLKEPTTEMVALQEERYEQLFALLREYRDVISCVTFWGVADDYTWLDNFPVRGRKNWPLLFDDNQLPKQAFHKITSFK, from the coding sequence ATGAGTCAACTACAATCTAAGTTGAATATTCCATCTTTTTCAGACGTATATAGTGATTGCTTTTCAATTGGTGCCGCTATCAATCAACGTACAATTGAAAGCTCAAAACAACTCTTAACCAAACATTTTAACAGTATAACAGCTGAGAATGATATGAAACCTGAAAATCTCCAGCCTGAGGAAAATAAATTTACGTTTGAAAAGGCTGATCAATTTGTAGCTTTTGCCGAAGAACATAAAATGAAGATGCGTGGTCATACATTGGTATGGCATAATCAAACTCCAGATTGGATGTTTACCACACCAGATGGTTCAGTTGCAAAAAGAGATTTGCTATTAGACCGAATGCAAACGCATATTTCAACTGTTGTAGGTCGTTATAAAGGCCGTATTCATAGTTGGGATGTTGTAAATGAGGTAATTGATGATAGTGAGAATCTCTTTTTAAGAAAATCAAACTATCTGGATATCGTAGGAGAAGATTTTATAGAAAAGTCATTTCGGTTTGCCCATGAGGCTGATCCAAAGGCATTGCTTTTTTATAACGATTATAATGAGAGTCACCCACAAAAACGTGACAAAATTTATAAATTAGTAAAATCTTTACTCAAAAAAGATGTTCCACTACATGGAATAGGCATGCAGGCACATTGGAATTTAACTAGTCCAACGTTAGATAACATTCGTGCTGCGATTGAAAAATATGCATCCCTTGGCTTGCAAATTCAGCTTACTGAACTAGATGTTTCGGTATTTGATACTACCGACAGACGAACAGATCTAAAAGAGCCAACGACTGAAATGGTTGCATTACAAGAGGAACGCTATGAGCAATTGTTTGCTTTGTTACGTGAATATAGGGACGTAATCAGTTGCGTTACCTTCTGGGGTGTTGCAGATGATTATACATGGTTAGACAACTTCCCTGTAAGAGGCAGAAAGAATTGGCCGTTATTATTTGATGACAATCAGCTTCCAAAACAAGCGTTTCATAAAATTACTAGTTTTAAATAA
- a CDS encoding endo-1,4-beta-xylanase, translating to MKKILRKQIFSGLAIALLLPLGTNSVSALDKPLDALNVVSINERYEDSFTIGAAVEPYQLEGKTAKILKRHYNSIVAENVMKPINIQPEEGKFNFEEADKIVKFAKENDMDLRFHTLVWHSQVPQWFFLDKEGNQMVDETDPKKREKNTRLLLKRLETHVKTIVKRYKDDVDSWDVVNEVIDDSPQNEKGLRESTWYQITGTDYIKVAFETARKYAGKDAKLYINDYNTEVEPKRTYLYNLVKDLLEQGVPIDGVGHQSHIQIGWPSIQEIEDSINLFASLGLDNQITELDVSLYGWPPRPAYETYEAIPEEKLQAQAERYDALFALYEKLDNKISNVTFWGIADNHTWLDGRAQQYNNGVGKDAPFVFDPDYNVKPAYWSIMD from the coding sequence ATGAAAAAAATATTACGAAAACAAATTTTCTCTGGATTAGCAATAGCATTATTATTACCTCTAGGTACAAATAGTGTATCTGCTTTAGATAAACCATTAGATGCTTTAAACGTAGTTTCAATTAATGAAAGATATGAAGATTCTTTCACAATCGGTGCTGCCGTCGAGCCTTATCAATTAGAAGGAAAGACTGCCAAAATACTAAAGCGCCATTATAATAGCATCGTTGCAGAGAATGTAATGAAGCCTATTAATATACAGCCAGAAGAAGGAAAATTTAACTTTGAAGAGGCTGATAAAATCGTGAAGTTTGCTAAAGAGAATGATATGGACTTACGTTTTCATACTCTGGTCTGGCATAGCCAAGTGCCACAATGGTTTTTCCTTGATAAGGAAGGAAATCAAATGGTAGATGAGACAGACCCAAAAAAACGCGAGAAAAATACAAGGCTTTTATTAAAGCGCTTAGAAACCCATGTAAAAACAATCGTTAAACGATATAAAGATGATGTAGACTCATGGGATGTTGTGAACGAAGTAATCGATGATTCCCCACAGAATGAAAAAGGTTTACGTGAATCAACATGGTACCAAATTACGGGCACTGACTATATTAAGGTTGCATTTGAAACAGCTAGAAAATACGCCGGAAAAGATGCAAAGCTTTATATCAATGATTACAATACAGAAGTAGAGCCGAAGAGAACTTACTTATATAATCTAGTGAAAGATTTACTGGAGCAGGGAGTTCCGATCGATGGAGTTGGGCATCAGTCTCATATTCAAATTGGCTGGCCGTCTATTCAAGAGATTGAAGATTCGATTAATTTGTTTGCAAGTCTTGGATTAGATAATCAAATTACAGAGCTTGATGTTAGTCTTTATGGTTGGCCGCCAAGACCTGCTTATGAGACTTATGAAGCCATTCCAGAAGAGAAGCTCCAAGCACAGGCTGAACGTTATGATGCTTTATTTGCTTTATATGAGAAATTAGATAATAAGATTAGTAATGTCACATTCTGGGGCATTGCTGATAACCATACATGGTTAGACGGTCGTGCACAACAGTACAATAACGGAGTCGGTAAAGATGCACCATTTGTTTTTGATCCAGATTACAACGTTAAACCTGCATATTGGTCAATTATGGATTAA
- a CDS encoding glycoside hydrolase family 43 protein: MYKKLFLLIVMFSMLLNFVPNKTSFAQINERSTGTSPTVLNAELEDVFEVVGAPNIELEVPVKLDELSKGRYTSIAASFNIPDSLTVTGVEFNSKNINGASSYTYSNNHLMLHVKGGNVSFSHKKSDLFATIKLKVKDFVTSDYTEVIRTNYIKVNGGDIEYSVHDAVANIELKLLDTGAVAKIPGYANPLISHKFGADPHAMVYDGRVYIYLTNDQYEYDANGNVVPNTYGKINTVTVISSDDMINWTDHGAIPVAGPNGAAKWATQSWAVSVEHRNIEGKDKFFLYFSNNASGIGVLTSDSPIGPWTDPLGKPLVARNTPEADGVTWLFDPAAFVDDDGQAYLYYGGGVPGSPPTQEQAESPKTARVIKLSDDMIHTEGEAKVIDAPFLFEASGIHKRNGKYYYSYSTNFSGVREADDPKTGEIAYMISEDPMGPFKYVGTALKNPYLFFGVGGNNHQDFFEFKGQTYITYHAQTLAKELGTAQGYRSPHINKVEYDENGHIKDVKADMKGVSQVTSLDPYKRNEAETIAWNAGISTEKSEAPGSLVESINLNVTDINNGEWIAVSQADFGKNRAVSFETNIASTSGGTIEIRLDSPIGKVIGTLDVKPTGGDQEWQLMKTKVKNVSGRHNIFFMFKGEGENNLFNMDYWKFTTSEQSISSK; this comes from the coding sequence ATGTATAAGAAGCTGTTTTTACTGATTGTAATGTTTTCAATGTTACTGAATTTTGTACCAAATAAAACATCATTTGCTCAAATAAATGAAAGAAGTACAGGTACATCACCAACAGTTCTGAATGCGGAGTTAGAAGATGTTTTTGAAGTCGTTGGTGCTCCAAATATAGAGTTAGAAGTCCCAGTGAAATTGGATGAGTTGTCAAAAGGACGATACACCTCCATTGCTGCATCATTCAATATCCCTGATAGTCTAACTGTGACTGGGGTGGAATTCAACTCAAAAAATATTAATGGAGCAAGTTCATATACTTATTCTAATAATCATTTAATGCTTCATGTAAAGGGTGGTAATGTAAGCTTCTCACATAAAAAATCTGATTTATTTGCAACGATTAAATTAAAAGTAAAAGATTTTGTGACATCCGATTATACGGAAGTTATCAGGACCAATTATATCAAGGTTAATGGTGGAGACATTGAATATTCAGTACATGATGCAGTAGCCAACATTGAATTAAAACTATTGGATACAGGTGCAGTTGCAAAGATTCCTGGTTATGCCAATCCACTTATCAGCCATAAATTTGGGGCCGATCCACATGCGATGGTTTACGATGGAAGGGTATATATATATTTAACGAATGATCAGTACGAATATGATGCAAACGGAAATGTCGTACCGAATACCTATGGCAAGATTAATACAGTTACCGTCATTTCTTCTGATGATATGATCAACTGGACTGACCACGGTGCAATTCCTGTAGCAGGACCTAATGGCGCAGCAAAATGGGCGACTCAATCGTGGGCGGTATCTGTTGAACATAGGAATATTGAAGGTAAGGATAAATTTTTCTTGTATTTTTCAAATAACGCGTCAGGTATTGGTGTACTTACATCAGATAGTCCTATTGGGCCTTGGACAGATCCGCTTGGAAAACCTTTAGTAGCCCGGAATACACCTGAAGCTGATGGGGTAACGTGGCTCTTTGACCCTGCAGCCTTTGTCGATGATGATGGTCAAGCATATTTGTATTACGGCGGAGGTGTACCAGGTTCACCACCAACCCAAGAACAAGCTGAATCTCCGAAAACTGCTAGAGTTATTAAGTTAAGTGATGATATGATTCATACAGAAGGGGAAGCAAAAGTAATTGATGCACCATTCTTGTTCGAAGCTTCAGGTATTCACAAACGTAATGGTAAGTACTACTATTCATATAGTACAAACTTCTCTGGTGTACGTGAGGCAGACGATCCGAAGACTGGTGAAATTGCTTATATGATAAGTGAAGATCCGATGGGTCCATTTAAATATGTAGGTACAGCACTTAAAAATCCATATCTATTTTTTGGTGTTGGAGGAAACAATCATCAAGATTTCTTTGAGTTTAAAGGCCAAACGTATATAACCTATCATGCACAAACATTAGCGAAAGAATTAGGGACTGCTCAAGGGTACCGTTCTCCTCACATTAATAAGGTTGAATATGACGAGAATGGTCATATAAAAGATGTCAAAGCAGATATGAAAGGTGTATCCCAGGTTACCAGCCTTGATCCATATAAGAGGAACGAGGCTGAAACAATCGCATGGAATGCTGGAATATCGACTGAGAAATCCGAAGCACCTGGCAGCTTGGTAGAGAGCATTAACCTTAATGTAACGGACATCAATAATGGAGAATGGATTGCTGTATCACAAGCAGATTTTGGAAAAAATCGAGCTGTATCTTTCGAAACAAATATTGCGTCAACTTCAGGCGGTACAATTGAAATTCGCCTGGACAGTCCAATTGGTAAAGTTATTGGTACGCTCGACGTTAAACCTACTGGTGGAGACCAAGAATGGCAACTGATGAAAACCAAAGTAAAGAACGTTAGCGGTAGACACAATATATTCTTCATGTTCAAAGGAGAAGGAGAAAACAACTTATTTAATATGGATTATTGGAAATTTACAACATCAGAACAAAGTATATCAAGTAAATAA
- a CDS encoding carbohydrate ABC transporter permease: protein MLRVKKRKSLMRTKEDVVFDTCTIIFMILLSVIMLYPFLNQVALSFNAATDSVKGGIHLWPREFTWRNYEYVFTQASIIQAIFVSVARTVVGTGIGLLCTAMVAYAIAQEKFVLKKSVTIIFIMTMYFNGGLIPTFLLMRDLHLIGTFWVYIIPGLISAFNLIIMRSFIEGLPKSLFEQARIDGAGDFRVFFQIVLPLSLPVLATVALFVAVGQWNQWFDVFLYNSSNENLTTLQYELMKILQNTATSNGDWNTAQANGEHAVQAVTPKSIQATMTIVASLPIICVYPFLQKYFVKGMTLGAVK, encoded by the coding sequence ATGTTAAGAGTGAAAAAAAGGAAGAGCTTGATGAGAACGAAAGAAGATGTAGTTTTTGACACTTGTACCATTATTTTTATGATTTTACTTAGTGTCATCATGCTATACCCTTTTCTAAACCAAGTAGCCCTTTCTTTTAATGCTGCAACAGATTCTGTAAAAGGTGGAATCCATTTATGGCCAAGAGAATTTACTTGGAGAAACTATGAATATGTATTTACTCAAGCATCGATCATTCAGGCAATTTTCGTATCGGTAGCAAGAACAGTTGTTGGTACAGGAATTGGATTATTATGTACTGCAATGGTGGCATATGCGATTGCTCAAGAAAAATTTGTTCTTAAAAAGTCGGTAACAATTATTTTTATTATGACTATGTATTTTAATGGCGGGTTAATTCCAACATTCCTTTTAATGAGAGATTTACATTTAATCGGAACATTTTGGGTTTATATAATACCGGGATTAATAAGTGCATTCAATCTTATAATCATGCGTTCATTTATAGAAGGCCTTCCAAAAAGTCTTTTTGAACAAGCGCGTATTGACGGGGCTGGGGACTTTAGGGTTTTCTTTCAAATTGTGTTGCCTCTGTCCTTACCGGTATTAGCAACCGTAGCACTATTTGTTGCTGTAGGACAATGGAACCAATGGTTTGACGTATTTTTGTATAACTCAAGCAATGAGAATTTAACGACATTGCAATACGAGTTAATGAAAATTCTTCAGAATACTGCAACTTCAAATGGTGATTGGAATACTGCTCAAGCAAATGGTGAACACGCTGTCCAAGCTGTTACACCTAAGTCTATTCAAGCTACTATGACCATTGTAGCGAGTCTACCAATTATTTGTGTGTACCCATTTCTACAAAAGTACTTTGTAAAGGGTATGACTTTAGGTGCAGTTAAATAA
- a CDS encoding sugar ABC transporter ATP-binding protein, with amino-acid sequence MERITKEFPGVKALSNVQLKLYPGEVHALMGENGAGKSTLIKVLTGVYTFDEGSVTLEGKSIRVTNPLEAQNLGISTVYQEVNLCTNLSVVENIFIGREITKRGRLDWKEMTKQAKELLKTRLNLNIDVTKLLSSYSVAIQQMIAIARSLKVSAKVLILDEPTSSLDQNEVNQLFNVIRKLKQEGLAIVFVSHFLDQIYEITDRLTVLRNGTWIGEYKTNEIERLELVSKMIGKDLNELNSTEKGTSRNSFDKKKLFLQGKDISKKGKIAPFDIDIHEGEIVGLAGLLGSGRTELARLMFGADKADTGEIKINGSKSNLSSPKQAISNGIAFCSENRKTEGIIADLTIRENMILAMQGIQGWFKYIPKKRQIEIADEYIKLLNINPPNPEQLIKNLSGGNQQKVLLARWLITNPKLLILDEPTRGIDVGAKAEIQKLMLSLSKEGMSILFVSSEIEEVLRTCRKIAILRDHKKVSEIENDQQITQKDIMKAMAGG; translated from the coding sequence ATGGAAAGAATAACAAAGGAGTTCCCAGGAGTTAAAGCTTTATCAAATGTTCAGTTAAAACTGTACCCTGGTGAGGTGCATGCCTTGATGGGGGAGAATGGTGCAGGGAAGTCAACATTAATTAAAGTATTAACAGGTGTTTATACGTTTGATGAAGGTTCAGTAACTCTAGAAGGTAAATCTATTCGCGTTACAAATCCACTTGAAGCACAAAACTTAGGGATTAGCACGGTATACCAAGAAGTGAATTTATGTACAAACTTATCAGTAGTAGAAAATATCTTTATTGGTCGAGAAATTACGAAAAGAGGCCGCCTTGATTGGAAAGAAATGACGAAACAGGCAAAAGAGTTATTGAAAACAAGACTAAACTTAAATATTGATGTAACAAAGCTATTGTCTTCCTATTCTGTAGCAATTCAGCAAATGATTGCGATTGCTCGCTCCCTAAAAGTATCTGCAAAAGTACTTATTTTGGATGAACCAACATCAAGCCTTGATCAAAATGAGGTTAACCAATTGTTTAATGTCATTCGAAAATTAAAGCAAGAAGGCTTAGCAATTGTTTTTGTTAGTCACTTTCTTGATCAAATCTATGAAATTACAGATCGACTAACAGTTTTACGTAATGGCACATGGATTGGTGAGTATAAGACAAATGAAATTGAAAGGCTTGAATTAGTTTCTAAGATGATTGGTAAAGACTTAAACGAGCTTAATAGTACAGAAAAAGGAACTAGTAGAAATTCTTTTGATAAGAAAAAGCTATTTTTGCAAGGAAAAGACATTTCGAAAAAAGGCAAAATTGCACCTTTTGATATTGATATACATGAAGGTGAAATTGTCGGACTTGCTGGGCTCCTTGGTTCAGGTAGAACGGAATTAGCAAGATTAATGTTTGGCGCAGACAAAGCTGATACAGGTGAAATCAAGATAAATGGTAGTAAATCAAATCTTTCTTCCCCTAAACAAGCTATCTCCAATGGAATCGCTTTTTGTTCTGAAAACCGAAAAACAGAGGGAATTATTGCAGACCTAACAATAAGAGAAAATATGATCCTAGCTATGCAAGGAATTCAAGGATGGTTTAAATATATTCCAAAGAAAAGGCAAATTGAAATTGCAGATGAATATATCAAACTATTGAACATTAATCCGCCAAATCCAGAGCAATTAATCAAAAATTTAAGTGGTGGAAATCAACAAAAGGTTTTGCTTGCTAGATGGTTGATTACGAATCCTAAATTATTAATCTTAGATGAACCTACAAGAGGAATTGATGTAGGAGCAAAAGCGGAAATTCAAAAATTAATGCTCTCATTAAGTAAAGAAGGTATGTCGATTTTATTTGTTTCATCTGAAATAGAAGAAGTGTTACGTACTTGTCGTAAAATTGCGATCCTACGAGATCATAAGAAAGTATCCGAGATTGAGAATGATCAGCAAATTACACAAAAAGACATAATGAAGGCAATGGCTGGGGGATGA
- a CDS encoding ABC transporter substrate-binding protein — translation MKKLLKGKMILLLMMALMLLLSACSSSGTGGQTESGTSSGDSKSSDKLVIGFSQVGAESEWRTANTKSMQEAIKAAGHELKFSDAQQKQENQIKAIRSFIAQKVDAIVFSPVVETGFETVLQEAKDAGIPVFLSDRAVDIEDDSLWVTFLGSDFVEEGRKAANWLVEETADVDGDVNIVELQGTVGSAPAIDRKEGFEEVIADHPNLKITKSQTGDFTRAKGKEVMEAFLKADGENIDVLYSHNDDMAIGAIQAIEEYGLKPGEDIKIIGVDAVKGAFEAMAAGKMNVTVECNPLFGPQMVDLIEAHLAGEEIDKRVAVEESMYTMDQAEELLPTREY, via the coding sequence ATGAAGAAATTACTTAAAGGAAAAATGATTTTACTACTTATGATGGCACTTATGCTCTTATTATCAGCATGTAGCTCATCAGGTACAGGGGGGCAAACAGAGTCTGGTACTAGTTCAGGAGATTCTAAGTCTAGTGATAAGTTAGTAATAGGCTTTTCACAAGTTGGAGCAGAAAGTGAATGGAGAACAGCAAACACGAAGTCAATGCAAGAAGCCATTAAAGCTGCAGGTCATGAATTGAAATTTTCAGATGCCCAACAAAAGCAAGAAAATCAAATTAAGGCCATTCGTTCTTTCATCGCGCAAAAAGTAGATGCAATTGTCTTCTCTCCTGTTGTTGAAACAGGTTTTGAAACAGTGTTACAAGAAGCGAAGGATGCAGGAATTCCAGTTTTTCTTTCTGACCGTGCTGTTGATATAGAAGATGATTCCTTATGGGTAACATTCTTAGGTTCAGACTTTGTTGAAGAAGGTAGAAAAGCGGCAAATTGGTTAGTTGAGGAAACAGCTGATGTAGATGGTGATGTCAATATCGTTGAACTTCAAGGAACAGTCGGTTCAGCACCTGCGATTGACCGTAAAGAAGGGTTTGAAGAAGTAATCGCAGATCATCCAAATCTAAAAATAACAAAATCTCAAACAGGTGACTTTACTCGTGCAAAAGGAAAAGAAGTTATGGAAGCGTTCTTAAAAGCAGATGGAGAAAACATAGATGTTCTTTATTCTCATAACGATGATATGGCAATTGGTGCGATTCAAGCAATTGAAGAGTACGGATTAAAACCAGGTGAAGATATTAAAATCATTGGTGTTGACGCAGTGAAAGGTGCGTTCGAAGCAATGGCAGCAGGTAAGATGAACGTAACAGTTGAGTGTAACCCATTATTTGGTCCACAAATGGTTGATTTAATTGAGGCACATTTAGCTGGTGAAGAGATTGATAAGCGTGTAGCTGTAGAAGAAAGCATGTACACAATGGATCAAGCTGAGGAGTTACTCCCAACACGAGAGTATTAA
- a CDS encoding ABC transporter permease produces MKSKLFWPIVILLIILLINLFFDKNFFTIEVKNGYLTGSLIDILNRGAPLLLVSIGMTLVIATKGVDLGVGSVIAMAGAVGAMTVSGASGDSLVPLFTAIGLVIGISVLTGIWNGVLVSRIGVQPIVATLILMVAGRGIAQLITDGQIMTVYYDPYTFIGGGHLLMLPFSIFIVAAVLAVASLLTRKTAMGLFIESVGTNPEASRLSGINSKNILLMVYVFSGLCAGIAGLILSSNVASADGNNAGLWYELDAILAVVIGGTSLNGGRFHLMGTVIGALIIQSLTTTIYSIGIAPEINLVVKAIVVLIVCLLQSPEFRKKVFGGFTAKKTEKKSEGVSVS; encoded by the coding sequence ATGAAATCAAAATTATTTTGGCCAATAGTCATTTTATTAATCATTCTATTAATAAATCTATTTTTTGATAAAAATTTCTTTACAATTGAAGTGAAAAATGGCTATTTAACTGGTAGTCTAATAGACATTCTTAATCGAGGGGCTCCATTGTTATTGGTTTCAATTGGAATGACTCTTGTCATTGCTACAAAAGGAGTCGATCTCGGGGTTGGTTCTGTCATCGCAATGGCTGGTGCAGTAGGTGCTATGACAGTAAGTGGTGCAAGTGGAGATAGTTTAGTACCACTTTTTACAGCAATTGGTTTAGTTATTGGTATCTCAGTATTAACTGGAATATGGAATGGTGTACTTGTTTCTAGAATTGGGGTTCAACCAATCGTTGCAACATTAATCCTTATGGTTGCAGGTCGTGGAATTGCTCAATTAATCACAGATGGACAAATTATGACCGTTTATTATGATCCATATACGTTCATCGGTGGTGGTCACTTGTTAATGCTACCTTTTTCAATCTTTATTGTAGCGGCTGTATTGGCTGTTGCATCACTCTTAACTAGAAAAACAGCAATGGGGTTATTTATTGAATCGGTTGGTACGAACCCAGAAGCAAGCCGTCTTTCCGGAATAAATTCTAAAAATATTTTATTAATGGTTTACGTGTTTTCTGGATTATGTGCAGGAATTGCTGGTTTAATCTTAAGTTCAAATGTAGCAAGCGCAGATGGAAACAATGCTGGGCTTTGGTATGAGCTGGATGCTATTCTAGCTGTAGTAATAGGAGGAACATCATTGAATGGTGGTAGATTTCATTTGATGGGAACAGTCATAGGTGCTCTTATCATTCAAAGTTTAACTACTACTATTTATTCGATAGGAATTGCTCCAGAAATAAATCTTGTCGTAAAAGCAATTGTAGTATTGATTGTTTGTCTTTTACAATCACCTGAGTTTAGAAAGAAAGTCTTTGGCGGGTTTACAGCGAAAAAAACAGAAAAGAAAAGTGAGGGAGTGTCGGTATCATGA